A part of Campylobacter concisus genomic DNA contains:
- a CDS encoding fumarate hydratase, translating into MRIINVKDIREVVAKLCKQACYVVTPDLKAAFTKAQTNESSSLGKDILGKILQNAKLAEEGVAPICQDTGMTVVFVQIGQDVHIEGGYIEDAINEGIAEGYTEGYLRKSVVAEPLFERKNTTNNTPAVIHTRIVPGDKLKIKVAPKGFGSENKSVLKMLVPADGIEGVKKVFLEAVKYAGPNACPPLTIGVGIGGTMDKAALLAKEAAVRSVDSKNSDPRYAKLEDELLELACKTGVGPQGLGGDTTAVKVNVEWYPTHIAGLPVAININCHAARHADAEL; encoded by the coding sequence ATGAGAATAATAAATGTAAAAGATATAAGAGAAGTCGTTGCTAAGCTTTGCAAACAGGCCTGTTATGTTGTGACGCCAGATTTAAAGGCTGCTTTTACAAAGGCTCAAACTAATGAAAGCTCGTCACTAGGCAAAGACATTTTGGGCAAAATTTTACAAAACGCTAAGCTTGCAGAAGAGGGCGTTGCACCTATTTGTCAAGATACCGGTATGACGGTTGTTTTCGTGCAGATCGGCCAAGATGTGCATATTGAGGGTGGGTATATTGAAGATGCGATAAATGAGGGTATTGCGGAAGGCTACACTGAAGGTTATCTAAGAAAGTCAGTCGTTGCTGAGCCACTTTTTGAAAGAAAAAATACCACAAACAACACTCCAGCCGTCATTCACACTAGGATCGTGCCAGGAGATAAGCTAAAGATTAAAGTAGCTCCAAAAGGTTTTGGTAGTGAGAATAAATCGGTTTTAAAAATGCTTGTACCAGCTGATGGTATAGAGGGTGTAAAAAAAGTCTTTTTAGAGGCTGTAAAATACGCTGGACCAAATGCCTGTCCTCCACTAACAATAGGCGTTGGCATAGGCGGTACGATGGATAAGGCAGCACTTTTGGCAAAAGAAGCAGCAGTTCGTTCAGTCGATAGTAAAAATTCTGATCCAAGATATGCCAAATTAGAAGACGAGCTACTAGAGCTTGCTTGCAAAACTGGTGTTGGTCCTCAAGGACTTGGTGGCGATACTACTGCCGTAAAAGTAAATGTCGAGTGGTATCCAACCCACATAGCAGGTCTTCCTGTTGCTATAAACATCAACTGTCACGCTGCACGCCACGCAGATGCCGAGCTTTAA
- a CDS encoding Fe-S-containing hydro-lyase has protein sequence MSEVKRIIAPFDKEVVKSLKAGDNVLISGTIIAARDAAHKALTETLARGEKLPVELKGETIYYVGPTPAKPNQAIGAAGPTTSGRMDKYTPTMINEVGINGMIGKGYRSDAVVEAMKKSCCVYMVAIGGIGALISQSIKKYEVLAYPELGPEAVARLTVEDFPAIVAIDCEGNNFYEVGQAPYKKI, from the coding sequence ATGTCAGAAGTAAAAAGAATAATAGCACCATTTGATAAAGAGGTGGTAAAAAGCCTAAAAGCAGGTGATAATGTCCTAATATCAGGCACTATCATAGCAGCTCGTGACGCTGCACATAAGGCACTTACTGAAACATTGGCGCGCGGCGAGAAGCTACCAGTTGAACTAAAGGGTGAGACTATCTACTATGTCGGACCAACTCCAGCCAAACCAAATCAAGCTATCGGAGCAGCAGGTCCAACAACAAGTGGTAGGATGGATAAATATACCCCAACTATGATAAATGAAGTTGGCATAAATGGTATGATCGGTAAAGGCTACAGGAGTGACGCAGTAGTCGAGGCTATGAAAAAATCATGCTGTGTTTATATGGTTGCTATCGGCGGCATCGGAGCGCTCATTAGCCAAAGTATAAAAAAATATGAAGTGCTGGCTTATCCAGAACTAGGACCAGAGGCAGTTGCTAGGCTTACAGTTGAGGATTTCCCAGCAATAGTTGCCATTGACTGCGAGGGTAATAACTTCTATGAAGTCGGTCAAGCACCTTACAAAAAGATATAA
- a CDS encoding cysteine permease produces MQNILAPNEFLDDYVLGAELAKNAGISSNAYLFWKNVISAKFENSRIVFLRKNSIPVKFQNIIKTCTPLNGLIPTGVFCSFTSLAPSHLVAKNGSKIYELFKFYEICGIKFIDLKKFYDDFNLSYSYRIYIEKCKFFSPAPFEKRIKLTETMCLGYY; encoded by the coding sequence ATGCAAAATATACTCGCACCAAATGAGTTTTTAGATGATTATGTACTCGGTGCTGAGTTAGCTAAAAATGCCGGCATCTCATCAAATGCTTATCTTTTTTGGAAAAATGTCATAAGTGCTAAATTTGAAAACTCAAGAATAGTTTTTCTTAGAAAAAATAGCATTCCAGTCAAATTTCAAAACATTATAAAAACCTGCACACCTTTAAATGGCCTTATTCCAACAGGCGTATTTTGCTCTTTTACTTCGCTTGCTCCATCTCATCTTGTAGCAAAAAATGGCTCTAAGATATACGAGCTCTTTAAATTTTATGAGATTTGCGGTATCAAATTTATAGACTTGAAGAAATTTTATGATGATTTTAATCTTAGCTATTCTTATAGAATTTACATTGAAAAATGCAAATTTTTCTCACCTGCTCCATTTGAAAAACGCATAAAATTAACTGAAACGATGTGTCTTGGATATTACTAA